A window of Thunnus thynnus chromosome 17, fThuThy2.1, whole genome shotgun sequence contains these coding sequences:
- the c17h17orf75 gene encoding protein Njmu-R1 isoform X1 — MFTSQTSSFQDSIDVEERDDFDSEEIAGYSQKIQLNCYYTIYLYQGTRSEATGENVAWNQRRADSTTSQDDFSLTLIDSSLPLEAEPELRTYISRRLSKGALLGGMGNIATVELSIPEQAVGCYCCLLEQERSPEQPDADGNGYVICFMGGSEKGLNLFRLELDKYVQGLHSSLQTPELQNLETEVRPYLSRWYEESVMHIYRVVQLVQSNISFLLHAALSHTHVDIINSDERTKADVLRFIKAASLQGLSQQDTTTASLCKAISEDTHSDLIIDCSASPPTLTNTVSNRFCDDWIQAFLNAAERCNPFLLRQILENFKLKAIQDMNSLKRFVRQAEMSHYALFRCCQFLQGCGNGDVLLQNARAEHSDLPEACSIITVLEEFLRDQSQAQA; from the exons ATGTTTACCTCCCAAACCTCGTCCTTCCAAGATTCAATCGAcgtggaggagagagatgacTTTGACAGCGAAGAAATTGCTGGATACAGCCAGAAAATTCAATTGAACTGCTACTACACCATCTACCTTTATCAAGGCACCAG ATCTGAGGCTACTGGGGAAAATGTGGCATGGAACCAGAGAAGAGCAGACTCCACAACCAGTCAAGATGACTTTAG CCTGACTCTGATTGACAGCAGCCTGCCATTGGAGGCGGAACCTGAGCTGCGGACCTATATTTCAAGGAGGCTGAGTAAAGGAGCCCTGCTTGGAGGCATGGGCAACATCGCCACGGTGGAACTCAG TATCCCAGAGCAGGCAGTCGGCTGCTACTGCTGTCTCCTGGAGCAGGAAAGGTCTCCTGAACAGCCTGATGCTGACGGCAATGGATATGTCATCTGCTTTATGGGGGGCTCTGAAAAAGGACTGAACCT ATTTAGGTTAGAGCTTGATAAATACGTCCAAGGTCTACATAGCAGCCTGCAAACCCCAGAG ctgcaAAATCTTGAGACAGAGGTGCGTCCCTATCTGAGCCGGTGGTACGAGGAGTCTGTGATGCACATTTATCGTGTGGTGCAGCTGGTCCAGAGCAACATCAGCTTCCTGCTGCATGCT GCCCTGAGTCACACACACGTGGACATCATCAATTCAGACGAAAGGACAAAGGCTGATGTGTTGAG GTTCATTAAAGCAGCCAGTTTGCAGGGCCTGTCCCAGCAGGACACCACAACAGCGTCTCTGTGTAAGGCTATCTCAGAAGACACACACTCTGACCTGATTATAGACTGCTCCGCCAGCCCGCCCACACTCACCAACACTG TGAGTAATCGGTTCTGCGACGACTGGATTCAGGCTTTTTTAAACGCTGCAGAGAGGTGTAATCCCTTCTTGCTCAGACAGATTCTGGAGAACTTCAAACTTAAG GCCATCCAGGACATGAACAGCTTGAAGCGCTTCGTGCGGCAGGCGGAGATGAGTCACTACGCTCTGTTTCGCTGCTGCCAGTTCCTGCAGGGCTGCGGAAACGGGGATGTGCTGCTGCAGAATGCCAGGGCAGAGCATAGCGACCTGCCTGAAGCCTGCAGCATCATCACTGTCCTGGAGGAGTTCCTCAGGGATCAATCCCAGGCCCAGGCCTGA
- the LOC137201200 gene encoding uncharacterized protein, translated as MSIDEKLLFEGFLQKRKDTLKIIWVTYWFRLQNTTLFFYTKKNGNASHLRGYYYIYTVQSVREVQRTDSKRFMFEINMTNGKRKVLAAETDALRKEWVGQLWKAMHLSTSAVSDSRGTQLRVCEQRERRNSSTPIYSESDSVTEFPPARPLSAPAPPGYIHHENSSLTSPICPTEEPDTEDAPFQNTLPACNYQHHDGDSLNQSESELNLWSSELSDTEDKQGDYDVLPLRNKTCTIDIDPSTETNEGVYDFPLSYKRASDNQDATDSIYDVPSSLLRQMSDDTEEEQPEEGAF; from the exons ATGTCAATAGATGAGAAGCTGTTGTTTGAGGGTTTcttgcagaaaagaaaagatactCTG AAAATAATATGGGTGACGTATTGGTTCAGGCTTCAAAACACAACCTTGTTCTTTTATACCAAGAAGAACGGCAACGCT TCACATTTGAGAGGATATTACTACATTTACACA GTGCAATCAGTACGAGAGGTCCAGAGAACTGACAGCAAGCGCTTTATGTTTGAGATCAACATGACCAATGGGAAGAGAAAAGTGTTG gcagcAGAGACAGATGCTCTCAGAAAGGAGTGGGTAGGACAGCTATGGAAAGCAATGCATCTTTCTACCTCTGCAGTCTCAGACTCCAGAGGTACACA ACTCAGAGTGTGTGAGCAGCGAGAGAGACGTAACAGCAGCACACCCATCTACTCGGAGagtgacagtgtgacagagtTTCCACCTGCTCGGCCCCTCTCGGCCCCTGCTCCACCGGGCTATATCCACCACGAGAACAGCAGCCTCACCTCCCCCATCTGCCCGACTGAGGAGCCGGACACTGAGGACGCTCCTTTCCAAAACACACTGCCAGCCTGTAACTACCAGCATCACGATG GTGACAGTCTGAATCAGTCTGAATCCGAACTGAATCTATGGTCCAGTGAGTTGAGCGATACGGAGGACAAACAAGGAGACTATGATGTTTTGCCACTCAGAAACA AGACGTGCACCATCGACATCGACCCTTCAACAGAGACGAACGAGGGTGTGTACGACTTTCCTCTCTCTTACAAGAGAGCTTCTGACAATCAAG ACGCCACAGACAGCATCTATGACGTACCAAGCTCTCTTTTGAGACAGATGTCTGATGACactgaag AGGAGCAGCCGGAGGAAGGAGCCTTCTGA
- the c17h17orf75 gene encoding protein Njmu-R1 isoform X2 — protein sequence MFTSQTSSFQDSIDVEERDDFDSEEIAGYSQKIQLNCYYTIYLYQGTSLTLIDSSLPLEAEPELRTYISRRLSKGALLGGMGNIATVELSIPEQAVGCYCCLLEQERSPEQPDADGNGYVICFMGGSEKGLNLFRLELDKYVQGLHSSLQTPELQNLETEVRPYLSRWYEESVMHIYRVVQLVQSNISFLLHAALSHTHVDIINSDERTKADVLRFIKAASLQGLSQQDTTTASLCKAISEDTHSDLIIDCSASPPTLTNTVSNRFCDDWIQAFLNAAERCNPFLLRQILENFKLKAIQDMNSLKRFVRQAEMSHYALFRCCQFLQGCGNGDVLLQNARAEHSDLPEACSIITVLEEFLRDQSQAQA from the exons ATGTTTACCTCCCAAACCTCGTCCTTCCAAGATTCAATCGAcgtggaggagagagatgacTTTGACAGCGAAGAAATTGCTGGATACAGCCAGAAAATTCAATTGAACTGCTACTACACCATCTACCTTTATCAAGGCACCAG CCTGACTCTGATTGACAGCAGCCTGCCATTGGAGGCGGAACCTGAGCTGCGGACCTATATTTCAAGGAGGCTGAGTAAAGGAGCCCTGCTTGGAGGCATGGGCAACATCGCCACGGTGGAACTCAG TATCCCAGAGCAGGCAGTCGGCTGCTACTGCTGTCTCCTGGAGCAGGAAAGGTCTCCTGAACAGCCTGATGCTGACGGCAATGGATATGTCATCTGCTTTATGGGGGGCTCTGAAAAAGGACTGAACCT ATTTAGGTTAGAGCTTGATAAATACGTCCAAGGTCTACATAGCAGCCTGCAAACCCCAGAG ctgcaAAATCTTGAGACAGAGGTGCGTCCCTATCTGAGCCGGTGGTACGAGGAGTCTGTGATGCACATTTATCGTGTGGTGCAGCTGGTCCAGAGCAACATCAGCTTCCTGCTGCATGCT GCCCTGAGTCACACACACGTGGACATCATCAATTCAGACGAAAGGACAAAGGCTGATGTGTTGAG GTTCATTAAAGCAGCCAGTTTGCAGGGCCTGTCCCAGCAGGACACCACAACAGCGTCTCTGTGTAAGGCTATCTCAGAAGACACACACTCTGACCTGATTATAGACTGCTCCGCCAGCCCGCCCACACTCACCAACACTG TGAGTAATCGGTTCTGCGACGACTGGATTCAGGCTTTTTTAAACGCTGCAGAGAGGTGTAATCCCTTCTTGCTCAGACAGATTCTGGAGAACTTCAAACTTAAG GCCATCCAGGACATGAACAGCTTGAAGCGCTTCGTGCGGCAGGCGGAGATGAGTCACTACGCTCTGTTTCGCTGCTGCCAGTTCCTGCAGGGCTGCGGAAACGGGGATGTGCTGCTGCAGAATGCCAGGGCAGAGCATAGCGACCTGCCTGAAGCCTGCAGCATCATCACTGTCCTGGAGGAGTTCCTCAGGGATCAATCCCAGGCCCAGGCCTGA